The Benincasa hispida cultivar B227 chromosome 11, ASM972705v1, whole genome shotgun sequence genome has a segment encoding these proteins:
- the LOC120091539 gene encoding rop guanine nucleotide exchange factor 7-like isoform X1: MDLTFTHQQDTEPIPLTNHSPTRSDCFNPFSNLGYWVSKSARKLCQKARFSTGFCCRGLEYRGMVVNNSAFLEVVAMEIEGKEEKCDVFGNSQKVFDENTGSTSSSDLLTSKETGEMEEQRMQDEESSSSSSSSSSAASMGWPLHKTGGEGEEGVEREISTDSETEMMKERFSKLLLGEDMSGCGNGVSTALAISNAITNLCGSVFGQLWRLEPLEAERKAMWEREMELLLCVSNHIVELIPIWQTFPDGTKLEVQFNSIQFITKFSFPLYLQFFHVLLSLAHHHQIMTCRPRSDLYVNLPALRKLDHMLLGILDSFVDSEFWYVDQGILAADQVDASSSFRKVLERQDEKWWLPIPRVPNGGLSESSTRQLHHKRDCTNQILKAAMAINSLTLAEMDIPISYLESLPKNGRASLGEAIYKHISSDEFSPVWLLECLDISSEHQAIEIANRVEGAMYVWRKGIASNNSKSSWEMLKELVIDGDKIEVLAERAELVLLCLKQRFPNLPQTSLDMSKIQYNKDVGKAILESYSRVLESLAYNIVARIEDLLYVNEMTKHSDQIPGISQLGIVAHNSSNRIQISVPFSSSPYTTKFINPSFSTVDLVGTRSLIPKAPQCGLEESKKSEFSKPQDLMD; this comes from the exons ATGGACTTAACTTTCACCCACCAACAAGACACCGAACCAATTCCACTTACAAATCATTCCCCCACCCGCTCCGATTGCTTCAACCCATTTTCCAATTTGGGCTACTGGGTTTCCAAGTCCGCTCGAAAATTGTGCCAGAAGGCTCGATTCTCAACTGGGTTTTGCTGCAGAGGGCTGGAATACAGGGGAATGGTGGTGAATAACTCTGCGTTTCTGGAAGTGGTTGCTATGGAAATTGAAGGGAAGGAAGAGAAATGCGATGTGTTTGGGAATTCCCAGAAGGTGTTTGATGAAAACACTGGTTCAACTTCAAGTTCTGATTTGTTGACATCTAAGGAAACAGGGGAGATGGAGGAACAGAGGATGCAAGATGAAgagtcgtcttcttcttcttcttcttcttcatcagcaGCTTCAATGGGATGGCCTCTTCACAAAACGGGGGGTGAAGGTGAAGAAGGAGTGGAGAGAGAAATATCTACTGATTCAG AAACAGAGATGATGAAAGAGAGGTTTTCAAAGCTGTTGCTGGGTGAAGATATGTCAGGGTGTGGAAATGGAGTCTCTACTGCTTTGGCTATATCCAATGCCATTACCAATCTCTGTG GCAGTGTATTTGGACAATTATGGAGATTAGAACCTTTAGAGGCAGAGAGAAAAGCAATGTGGGAAAGAGAGATGGAACTGTTGCTGTGTGTTAGCAATCACATTGTCGAATTGATTCCTATTTGGCAGACATTCCCAGACGGAACCAAACTCGAGgttcaattcaattcaattcaattcatTACCAAATTCAGTTTTCCTCTCTACCTTCAATTCTTTCATGTTCTTCTTTCTTTGGCTCATCATCATCAGATCATGACTTGCCGCCCCCGTTCAGATCTTTACGTCAATCTCCCAGCTCTTCGTAAATTAGACCACATGCTCCTT GGTATATTAGACAGTTTTGTTGATTCAGAGTTCTGGTACGTTGATCAAGGGATTCTTGCTGCTGATCAGGTCGATGCCTCTTCCTCTTTCCGTAAAGTTCTCGAACGTCAAGACGAAAAGTGGTGGCTCCCCATCCCCAGAGTCCCCAATGGAGGCCTctctgaatcttcaacaagacaGCTACACCACAAGCGAGACTGCACTAACCAAATTCTCAAAGCTGCCATGGCTATCAACTCTCTTACCTTGGCTGAAATGGATATCCCTATTTCATATTTGGAGTCTCTTCCAAAG AACGGAAGAGCTAGCTTGGGAGAAGCGATTTACAAGCACATTTCTTCAGATGAATTTTCCCCTGTTTGGTTGTTGGAATGTCTTGACATATCCTCAGAACACCAAGCCATAGAGATAGCTAACCGAGTTGAGGGAGCAATGTATGTATGGCGCAAAGGAATAGCCTCCAATAATTCAAAATCGTCTTGGGAAATGCTCAAAGAACTGGTGATTGATGGAGATAAGATCGAAGTATTAGCAGAAAGAGCAGAGTTAGTACTGCTTTGCCTTAAGCAACGGTTTCCTAATCTCCCTCAAACAAGCCTGGACATGAGCAAAATCCAATACAACAAG GATGTTGGGAAGGCTATTTTAGAGAGCTATTCGAGAGTGCTGGAGAGCTTGGCGTATAACATTGTGGCTCGCATCGAGGACTTGCTTTATGTGAATGAAATGACAAAGCATTCAGATCAAATTCCAGGGATTTCCCAACTGGGAATTGTCGCTCATAATAGCAGTAATCGAATACAAATCTCAGTGCCATTTTCCAGTTCCCCTTACACCACAAAATTCATAAATCCCAGTTTTTCTACTGTGGACCTCGTTGGAACAAGGTCGCTTATTCCCAAAGCTCCCCAATGTGGTCTTGAAGAATCTAAGAAATCTGAGTTCAGCAAACCACAAGATTTGATGGACTGA
- the LOC120091539 gene encoding rop guanine nucleotide exchange factor 7-like isoform X2, which yields MDLTFTHQQDTEPIPLTNHSPTRSDCFNPFSNLGYWVSKSARKLCQKARFSTGFCCRGLEYRGMVVNNSAFLEVVAMEIEGKEEKCDVFGNSQKVFDENTGSTSSSDLLTSKETGEMEEQRMQDEESSSSSSSSSSAASMGWPLHKTGGEGEEGVEREISTDSETEMMKERFSKLLLGEDMSGCGNGVSTALAISNAITNLCGSVFGQLWRLEPLEAERKAMWEREMELLLCVSNHIVELIPIWQTFPDGTKLEIMTCRPRSDLYVNLPALRKLDHMLLGILDSFVDSEFWYVDQGILAADQVDASSSFRKVLERQDEKWWLPIPRVPNGGLSESSTRQLHHKRDCTNQILKAAMAINSLTLAEMDIPISYLESLPKNGRASLGEAIYKHISSDEFSPVWLLECLDISSEHQAIEIANRVEGAMYVWRKGIASNNSKSSWEMLKELVIDGDKIEVLAERAELVLLCLKQRFPNLPQTSLDMSKIQYNKDVGKAILESYSRVLESLAYNIVARIEDLLYVNEMTKHSDQIPGISQLGIVAHNSSNRIQISVPFSSSPYTTKFINPSFSTVDLVGTRSLIPKAPQCGLEESKKSEFSKPQDLMD from the exons ATGGACTTAACTTTCACCCACCAACAAGACACCGAACCAATTCCACTTACAAATCATTCCCCCACCCGCTCCGATTGCTTCAACCCATTTTCCAATTTGGGCTACTGGGTTTCCAAGTCCGCTCGAAAATTGTGCCAGAAGGCTCGATTCTCAACTGGGTTTTGCTGCAGAGGGCTGGAATACAGGGGAATGGTGGTGAATAACTCTGCGTTTCTGGAAGTGGTTGCTATGGAAATTGAAGGGAAGGAAGAGAAATGCGATGTGTTTGGGAATTCCCAGAAGGTGTTTGATGAAAACACTGGTTCAACTTCAAGTTCTGATTTGTTGACATCTAAGGAAACAGGGGAGATGGAGGAACAGAGGATGCAAGATGAAgagtcgtcttcttcttcttcttcttcttcatcagcaGCTTCAATGGGATGGCCTCTTCACAAAACGGGGGGTGAAGGTGAAGAAGGAGTGGAGAGAGAAATATCTACTGATTCAG AAACAGAGATGATGAAAGAGAGGTTTTCAAAGCTGTTGCTGGGTGAAGATATGTCAGGGTGTGGAAATGGAGTCTCTACTGCTTTGGCTATATCCAATGCCATTACCAATCTCTGTG GCAGTGTATTTGGACAATTATGGAGATTAGAACCTTTAGAGGCAGAGAGAAAAGCAATGTGGGAAAGAGAGATGGAACTGTTGCTGTGTGTTAGCAATCACATTGTCGAATTGATTCCTATTTGGCAGACATTCCCAGACGGAACCAAACTCGAG ATCATGACTTGCCGCCCCCGTTCAGATCTTTACGTCAATCTCCCAGCTCTTCGTAAATTAGACCACATGCTCCTT GGTATATTAGACAGTTTTGTTGATTCAGAGTTCTGGTACGTTGATCAAGGGATTCTTGCTGCTGATCAGGTCGATGCCTCTTCCTCTTTCCGTAAAGTTCTCGAACGTCAAGACGAAAAGTGGTGGCTCCCCATCCCCAGAGTCCCCAATGGAGGCCTctctgaatcttcaacaagacaGCTACACCACAAGCGAGACTGCACTAACCAAATTCTCAAAGCTGCCATGGCTATCAACTCTCTTACCTTGGCTGAAATGGATATCCCTATTTCATATTTGGAGTCTCTTCCAAAG AACGGAAGAGCTAGCTTGGGAGAAGCGATTTACAAGCACATTTCTTCAGATGAATTTTCCCCTGTTTGGTTGTTGGAATGTCTTGACATATCCTCAGAACACCAAGCCATAGAGATAGCTAACCGAGTTGAGGGAGCAATGTATGTATGGCGCAAAGGAATAGCCTCCAATAATTCAAAATCGTCTTGGGAAATGCTCAAAGAACTGGTGATTGATGGAGATAAGATCGAAGTATTAGCAGAAAGAGCAGAGTTAGTACTGCTTTGCCTTAAGCAACGGTTTCCTAATCTCCCTCAAACAAGCCTGGACATGAGCAAAATCCAATACAACAAG GATGTTGGGAAGGCTATTTTAGAGAGCTATTCGAGAGTGCTGGAGAGCTTGGCGTATAACATTGTGGCTCGCATCGAGGACTTGCTTTATGTGAATGAAATGACAAAGCATTCAGATCAAATTCCAGGGATTTCCCAACTGGGAATTGTCGCTCATAATAGCAGTAATCGAATACAAATCTCAGTGCCATTTTCCAGTTCCCCTTACACCACAAAATTCATAAATCCCAGTTTTTCTACTGTGGACCTCGTTGGAACAAGGTCGCTTATTCCCAAAGCTCCCCAATGTGGTCTTGAAGAATCTAAGAAATCTGAGTTCAGCAAACCACAAGATTTGATGGACTGA